One genomic region from Salipiger sp. CCB-MM3 encodes:
- a CDS encoding IS3 family transposase (programmed frameshift), which produces MAGKREKPEDIVTKLRQVEVLHGQGLSMADAVRQIGISQHTFYRWRKQYGGMNRAQLSRLKELEKENLRLRRAVSDLTLEKLILTEAAPGKLLSPSRRRECVEHVCETLGISERRACRVLGQHRSTQRKPPQGREDEARLTADVIDLAREYGRYGYRRVAVLLRRAGWQVNHKRVARIWRREGLKVVPHKQKKRGRLWLDDGSCVRLKPEHPNHVWSYDFVQDRTSDGRTYRTLNILDEYTREALMIRVDRRLNSTDVLDALTDLFIQRGPPRFIRSDNGPEFIAQKVRDWIELVGAKTAYIEPGSPWENGYCESFNSRFRDELLNGEVFYSLREAQILIEQWRKHYNTARPHSALGYRTPAPETFIPIDRRPTMH; this is translated from the exons ATGGCTGGAAAGCGTGAGAAGCCGGAAGACATTGTCACCAAGCTGCGTCAGGTCGAGGTGTTGCATGGCCAGGGCCTGTCGATGGCCGATGCGGTGCGGCAGATCGGGATATCGCAGCATACCTTTTACCGGTGGCGGAAGCAGTATGGTGGGATGAACCGGGCACAGTTGTCGCGGCTGAAGGAACTCGAGAAGGAGAACCTGAGGCTGCGGCGGGCGGTATCTGACCTGACGCTCGAGAAGCTGATCCTGACCGAGGCTGCCC CAGGGAAACTTCTAAGCCCTTCGCGCCGCCGCGAATGCGTGGAGCATGTGTGCGAGACACTCGGCATCTCCGAACGCCGGGCCTGCCGGGTGCTCGGCCAACACCGCTCCACGCAGCGCAAGCCACCACAGGGCCGGGAAGACGAGGCGCGGCTGACCGCCGACGTCATCGATCTGGCCCGGGAGTATGGCCGCTACGGCTACCGCCGGGTCGCCGTGCTGCTGCGGCGTGCCGGCTGGCAGGTGAACCACAAGCGGGTGGCGCGCATTTGGCGGCGCGAAGGGCTCAAGGTCGTCCCACACAAGCAGAAGAAGCGCGGCAGGCTCTGGCTGGACGATGGCTCTTGCGTGCGGCTGAAGCCCGAGCACCCCAACCACGTCTGGTCCTACGACTTCGTGCAGGACCGGACCAGTGACGGCCGGACCTACCGGACGCTCAACATCCTCGATGAATATACGCGGGAGGCGTTAATGATCCGTGTCGACAGGCGACTGAACTCCACCGATGTCCTGGACGCCCTGACCGATCTCTTCATCCAGCGCGGCCCGCCGCGGTTCATCCGGTCCGACAACGGCCCGGAGTTCATCGCGCAGAAGGTGCGCGACTGGATCGAGCTGGTGGGGGCGAAGACCGCGTACATCGAGCCGGGGTCACCCTGGGAGAACGGTTATTGCGAGAGCTTCAACAGCAGGTTCAGGGACGAACTCCTCAATGGCGAGGTCTTCTACTCGTTGAGGGAGGCGCAAATCCTCATCGAACAATGGCGAAAGCACTACAACACCGCTCGGCCGCATAGCGCTCTTGGATATCGGACACCGGCACCGGAGACCTTCATCCCCATAGATCGAAGGCCGACCATGCATTAG
- a CDS encoding IS3 family transposase (programmed frameshift) — translation MAGKREKPEDIVTKLRQVEVLHGQGLSMADAVRQIGISQHTFYRWRKQYGGMNRAQLSRLKELEKENLRLRRAVSDLTLEKLILTEAAPGKLLSPSRRRECVEHVRQTLGISERRACRVLGQHRSTQRKPPQGREDEARLTADVIDLAREYGRYGYRRVAVLLRRAGWQVNHKRVARIWRREGLKVPHKQKKRGRLWLDDGSCVRLKPEHPNHVWSYDFVQDRTSDGRTYRTLNILDEYTREALMIRVDRRLNSTDVLDALTDLFIQRGPPRFIRSDNGPEFIAQKVRDWIELVGAKTAYIEPGSPWENGYCESFNSRFRDELLNGEVFYSLREAQILIEQWRKHYNTARPHSALGYRTPAPETFIPIDRRPTMH, via the exons ATGGCTGGAAAGCGTGAGAAGCCGGAAGACATTGTCACCAAGCTGCGTCAGGTCGAGGTGTTGCATGGCCAGGGCCTGTCGATGGCCGATGCGGTGCGGCAGATCGGGATATCGCAGCATACCTTTTACCGGTGGCGGAAGCAGTATGGTGGGATGAACCGGGCACAGTTGTCGCGGCTGAAGGAACTCGAGAAGGAGAACCTGAGGCTGCGGCGGGCGGTATCTGACCTGACGCTCGAGAAGCTGATCCTGACCGAGGCTGCCC CAGGGAAACTTCTAAGCCCTTCGCGCCGCCGCGAATGCGTGGAGCATGTGCGCCAGACACTCGGCATCTCCGAACGCCGGGCCTGCCGGGTGCTCGGCCAACACCGCTCCACGCAGCGCAAGCCACCACAGGGCCGGGAAGACGAGGCGCGGCTGACCGCCGACGTCATCGATCTGGCCCGGGAGTATGGCCGCTACGGCTACCGCCGGGTCGCCGTGCTGCTGCGGCGTGCCGGCTGGCAGGTGAACCACAAGCGGGTGGCGCGCATTTGGCGGCGCGAAGGGCTCAAGGTCCCACACAAGCAGAAGAAGCGCGGCAGGCTCTGGCTGGACGATGGCTCTTGCGTGCGGCTGAAGCCCGAGCACCCCAACCACGTCTGGTCCTACGACTTCGTGCAGGACCGGACCAGTGACGGCCGGACCTACCGGACGCTCAACATCCTCGATGAATATACGCGGGAGGCGTTAATGATCCGTGTCGACAGGCGACTGAACTCCACCGATGTCCTGGACGCCCTGACCGATCTCTTCATCCAGCGCGGCCCGCCGCGGTTCATCCGGTCCGACAACGGCCCGGAGTTCATCGCGCAGAAGGTGCGCGACTGGATCGAGTTGGTGGGGGCGAAGACCGCGTACATCGAGCCGGGGTCACCCTGGGAGAACGGTTATTGCGAGAGCTTCAACAGCAGGTTCAGGGACGAACTCCTCAATGGCGAGGTCTTCTACTCGTTGAGGGAGGCGCAAATCCTCATCGAACAATGGCGAAAGCACTACAACACCGCTCGGCCGCATAGCGCTCTTGGATATCGGACACCGGCACCGGAGACTTTCATCCCCATAGATCGAAGGCCGACCATGCATTAG
- a CDS encoding TniQ family protein — MTTPQFRSPLHTTLRDREPAFAAMSRLAAVGGVSAADFGRDVEIPFTAVLKGEQSSLEALGHLCGQPGGVFREWTPKIVGSAKRSIRDHLFPVRPLLTSEVRGCPCCLREDEPAPLKWSTHEA; from the coding sequence ATGACAACTCCGCAGTTCCGATCTCCACTTCACACCACGCTCCGCGACCGGGAGCCTGCTTTTGCCGCGATGTCTCGGCTAGCAGCGGTAGGCGGCGTCTCCGCAGCTGATTTCGGCCGCGATGTCGAGATTCCCTTTACCGCAGTGCTTAAGGGTGAGCAGTCGAGTCTGGAGGCTCTCGGCCACCTTTGTGGGCAGCCGGGCGGAGTTTTCCGCGAGTGGACACCCAAGATTGTTGGATCGGCCAAGCGCAGCATTCGGGACCATCTCTTCCCTGTGCGTCCGTTACTGACGTCCGAAGTGCGGGGTTGCCCTTGCTGCCTTCGCGAAGATGAGCCAGCCCCTTTGAAGTGGTCCACCCACGAAGCCTGA
- a CDS encoding lysozyme inhibitor LprI family protein, producing the protein MRCVALSVVLALGLPIAAVADPATECGGSSQIEIGECVTDALERVDAALDVYLRSAMISAEELDDVTGRTVAVPALGASQATWSEYRDAQCEYVGATFGGGSGTAIGINSCRIELGRERAIELMRYAR; encoded by the coding sequence ATGAGATGTGTCGCCCTATCGGTTGTGCTTGCTCTTGGCCTGCCGATCGCCGCGGTCGCTGATCCTGCGACTGAGTGTGGCGGGAGTAGCCAAATCGAGATCGGGGAGTGTGTCACCGACGCTCTGGAGAGGGTCGATGCCGCGCTCGACGTCTATCTGAGGTCCGCTATGATCTCAGCCGAAGAACTCGACGACGTGACGGGGCGTACTGTAGCCGTCCCGGCGCTCGGGGCTTCGCAGGCTACCTGGTCAGAGTACCGCGACGCTCAGTGTGAGTACGTGGGCGCCACGTTCGGAGGCGGCTCGGGCACCGCCATTGGGATCAACTCGTGCAGGATCGAGCTCGGTCGAGAAAGAGCGATCGAACTCATGCGCTACGCTCGGTGA
- a CDS encoding LysR substrate-binding domain-containing protein — translation MPIAQAANTFSMGKMDLKLIEDALALLEERNLTRAAARRNVTQPAFSRRIRALEDWIGVPLLDRQTNAVQLLPGLIDNAAEFRAVLARVEQFREAIAQSRPQGRKVELATQHALATSAVPSVLRQCAEHVPGIDWKVNTMNREDCIAVFLRGDVDILLCYEARGFPPLPFDATITRRLWMHDTLLPIVGGRHRYRLGADGSVPEDVPVIAYPPGSHFGRLMERTGTAHSFGPGRRDMVETDFTVGVFDLVRDGFGVGWVPHSMCREALGSGKVQGLQSRYGAVPIDATLFASTSNELAKSLIDSGPHGARQAIPDISEGRNENKNIQGFRRQ, via the coding sequence ATGCCGATTGCGCAGGCCGCCAATACTTTTAGTATGGGCAAGATGGATCTGAAGCTCATCGAAGATGCGCTGGCCCTTCTTGAGGAGCGCAACCTGACGCGGGCCGCCGCACGGCGAAACGTCACGCAACCTGCCTTCTCGCGCAGGATCCGGGCACTCGAGGATTGGATCGGGGTACCGCTGCTCGACCGACAGACGAATGCCGTGCAATTGCTGCCCGGCCTGATCGACAACGCTGCGGAATTCCGCGCCGTTCTGGCGAGGGTTGAGCAATTTCGCGAAGCCATTGCTCAGAGCCGCCCTCAGGGCCGCAAGGTGGAACTTGCGACCCAGCACGCCCTTGCCACCAGCGCCGTACCCTCGGTGCTCCGCCAGTGCGCGGAGCATGTGCCCGGAATCGACTGGAAGGTGAACACCATGAACCGGGAGGACTGCATTGCCGTCTTTCTCCGAGGCGACGTGGACATCCTGCTGTGCTACGAAGCGCGCGGCTTCCCGCCTCTTCCCTTCGACGCGACCATCACGCGCCGTCTTTGGATGCACGACACGTTGCTTCCCATTGTTGGCGGACGGCATCGCTACCGGCTCGGGGCCGACGGCTCCGTGCCAGAGGATGTGCCGGTTATTGCCTACCCGCCCGGCAGCCATTTTGGCCGACTCATGGAGAGAACCGGCACCGCCCACTCCTTCGGGCCGGGGCGCCGCGACATGGTCGAGACCGACTTTACCGTCGGCGTCTTCGATCTTGTACGGGACGGGTTCGGCGTTGGCTGGGTGCCGCACTCGATGTGCCGGGAGGCGCTTGGCTCCGGAAAGGTCCAAGGTCTTCAATCGCGCTACGGAGCTGTGCCAATTGACGCAACGCTTTTTGCGTCGACGAGCAACGAATTAGCAAAGAGTCTCATTGATTCAGGGCCGCACGGAGCCAGACAAGCGATTCCTGATATTTCGGAGGGAAGAAATGAAAATAAGAACATCCAAGGATTTAGGCGGCAATGA
- a CDS encoding ABC transporter permease yields the protein MSNLAITFMATLVVLAIFFSLYRFDRNGQDGEIGFFRRNGVLVGGYLVLAVAFWVILTIVMPMVYMVDLSFHHKLPPSKVGGPEDVYTLDNYRKLIFGSTTDTSSLNWLHLRSFLMTIGISILLTLLTFAICYPVSYYMAQSATSQKLRIVLLLLIIPYWVNDILRAFAFRIMLAENGFMNNLLDWLGLINAPIDFLGANAALYIEPAPLKWSTHEA from the coding sequence ATGAGCAACCTTGCTATCACCTTCATGGCGACGCTCGTCGTTCTCGCGATCTTCTTTTCGCTGTACCGCTTCGACAGGAATGGACAGGACGGGGAAATCGGATTCTTCCGCCGCAACGGGGTGCTCGTCGGCGGCTATCTTGTGCTCGCGGTCGCGTTCTGGGTCATCCTGACCATCGTCATGCCGATGGTCTACATGGTCGACCTGTCGTTTCATCACAAGCTGCCCCCGTCGAAGGTCGGCGGCCCGGAAGACGTCTATACGCTGGACAACTACCGCAAGCTCATTTTCGGCAGCACGACGGACACAAGCAGCCTGAACTGGCTGCACCTGCGCAGCTTCCTGATGACCATCGGCATCTCGATCCTGCTGACGCTGTTGACCTTCGCAATCTGCTACCCGGTGTCCTACTATATGGCGCAGTCGGCGACGTCGCAAAAGCTGCGGATCGTCCTGCTGCTGCTCATCATTCCCTACTGGGTTAACGACATCCTGCGCGCCTTCGCGTTCCGCATCATGCTGGCCGAGAACGGCTTCATGAACAACCTGCTGGACTGGTTGGGCCTCATCAACGCGCCGATAGATTTCCTAGGGGCGAATGCGGCGCTCTATATTGAGCCAGCCCCTTTGAAGTGGTCCACCCACGAAGCCTGA
- a CDS encoding TOBE domain-containing protein gives MIRLDTPLGRLSGRATSPFSIGDRATLFVRPELMQLSSEGCDCGLEATVEERAFEGSVTHLGLRTPSNTGMAATLIAADFGMLPNEGDRITAHFSSTNAIVLPDGAGQLAGAA, from the coding sequence ATGATCCGTCTCGATACGCCGCTGGGCCGTCTTTCGGGCAGGGCGACGTCTCCGTTCAGCATCGGCGACCGCGCGACCCTATTCGTGCGTCCCGAACTGATGCAGCTGTCTTCCGAGGGCTGCGACTGTGGGCTCGAGGCGACCGTCGAGGAGCGCGCCTTCGAGGGTAGCGTCACCCACCTTGGCCTGCGCACGCCATCAAACACCGGAATGGCTGCAACGCTCATCGCTGCCGATTTCGGGATGCTGCCCAACGAGGGCGACCGCATTACGGCGCATTTCTCCAGCACAAACGCCATCGTCCTGCCTGACGGGGCCGGCCAACTGGCGGGGGCCGCATGA